A part of Thermocrinis albus DSM 14484 genomic DNA contains:
- a CDS encoding DMT family transporter yields MIGVLMALASALFWATNDLISKKLLQKGWDEYLVLWVRFPVATLILTPLGILYWDLKENVFLYTFLWLPIEVLGGIFFMKGLKHAPLSVAMTFYSFMPFFTAVSSFLVLGETITFVGFVGVCLLVAGSLILTGFSVGDFFRKNIGSLYMLISTALFGFNVTLGKMVVLESNPFFFAWYYSLCMSLATLFFVRRNILSARTVWRNPVIFLLGFLFASGDLLYLYAYLYIPASYVAALERTSLLIAVLYGRIFFGEPIERVLPSSLLILSGSLLLALSVGG; encoded by the coding sequence ATGATAGGAGTCCTGATGGCACTGGCGTCTGCCCTCTTTTGGGCCACCAACGACCTTATCAGCAAGAAGCTCCTACAGAAAGGTTGGGATGAGTATCTGGTCCTCTGGGTAAGGTTCCCGGTGGCCACTCTGATCCTGACACCCTTAGGAATCCTCTATTGGGATCTTAAGGAGAACGTCTTTCTTTACACTTTCCTCTGGCTTCCCATAGAGGTCCTGGGAGGCATCTTCTTTATGAAGGGTCTAAAACATGCTCCTCTTTCCGTAGCCATGACTTTTTATTCCTTCATGCCTTTCTTCACCGCCGTATCTTCTTTCCTGGTGTTGGGAGAAACCATAACCTTCGTCGGTTTTGTAGGTGTATGTCTTTTGGTGGCTGGGAGTTTGATACTCACAGGTTTTTCTGTGGGTGATTTTTTCAGAAAAAATATAGGAAGCCTCTATATGCTTATCTCCACGGCCCTTTTCGGCTTTAACGTAACCTTAGGGAAAATGGTGGTTCTCGAGAGCAACCCTTTCTTCTTTGCATGGTACTACTCTCTCTGTATGAGCCTGGCTACTCTGTTCTTCGTAAGGAGAAACATCCTCTCTGCAAGGACTGTCTGGAGAAACCCGGTGATCTTCCTTCTGGGTTTCCTCTTCGCCTCTGGTGATCTGCTGTACCTTTACGCCTACCTTTACATACCTGCCTCTTACGTGGCGGCCTTAGAAAGAACCTCTCTTCTCATAGCGGTCCTCTACGGGAGGATATTCTTCGGGGAACCCATAGAGAGGGTCCTTCCCTCCTCCCTTCTCATACTATCAGGATCTCTCTTGCTGGCCCTGAGCGTAGGAGGATAG
- a CDS encoding gamma carbonic anhydrase family protein has translation MPIVRPYGDRTPKIHPTVFLAENAVVIGDVEIGEDSSVWYGAVIRGDVNWIRIGKRTNIQDNTVVHVTHQRYPTWIGDYVTVGHSVILHGCKIGNYVLVGMGAVVMDGVEVEDYVLIGAGALLTPHKKFPSGVLVAGVPARVVRDLREEEVEMIKNSAENYVRYKEAYLSSYAQGQQERS, from the coding sequence ATGCCCATAGTGAGACCTTACGGAGACAGAACACCCAAGATACACCCTACCGTCTTTCTGGCGGAGAACGCGGTGGTGATAGGTGATGTGGAGATAGGTGAGGACTCCAGTGTGTGGTACGGCGCTGTCATAAGGGGTGATGTGAACTGGATAAGGATAGGTAAGAGAACCAACATACAGGACAACACGGTGGTACACGTGACCCATCAGAGATACCCCACCTGGATAGGGGACTACGTGACGGTAGGACACTCGGTGATCCTTCACGGTTGTAAGATAGGTAACTATGTGCTGGTGGGTATGGGCGCTGTGGTAATGGACGGTGTAGAGGTAGAAGACTACGTGCTGATAGGAGCGGGTGCTCTCCTTACACCCCACAAAAAATTTCCCTCCGGTGTGCTGGTGGCCGGTGTGCCCGCGCGTGTGGTGAGAGACCTCCGTGAGGAAGAAGTGGAGATGATAAAGAACTCTGCAGAAAACTATGTGAGGTACAAAGAAGCCTACCTATCCTCCTACGCTCAGGGCCAGCAAGAGAGATCCTGA
- a CDS encoding family 1 encapsulin nanocompartment shell protein, protein MEFLGKDNSPLTQEEWEILEKAIWDVAKRTLICRRFMPVVGPLGAGLQMVSYDVFLGVEPGSCEVSPGEEAQICEPVRVGKRKNIPLPTIYKPFAISWRDLEYFRQLQLPIDTSAASAAAFATAVAEDTLIIHGNERLGIEGLLTVEGRQSMSMSDWDVMGNAFNDVSLGISKLSESGFFGPYYLLLNPKEYFKLNRVYHNTGLLELEQIKKLVADVFYTPIVPEGKAILVSAGPQNMDIALAMDISLAYVETTNMIHHFRVMEILAPRIKRPGAILVIGK, encoded by the coding sequence ATGGAATTTTTGGGTAAAGACAACTCTCCCCTCACTCAGGAGGAGTGGGAGATCTTAGAAAAAGCTATCTGGGATGTGGCCAAAAGGACCCTCATATGCAGACGCTTCATGCCGGTGGTAGGTCCTCTGGGAGCAGGGCTCCAGATGGTGTCCTACGATGTCTTCTTAGGGGTGGAACCAGGTAGCTGTGAGGTGAGTCCAGGTGAGGAGGCACAGATCTGTGAACCTGTGAGGGTAGGTAAGAGAAAAAACATCCCACTGCCCACCATATACAAACCTTTCGCCATAAGTTGGAGAGATCTGGAGTACTTCAGGCAGCTACAACTACCTATAGACACATCGGCGGCTTCTGCCGCAGCCTTCGCCACAGCAGTAGCAGAAGACACCCTCATCATACACGGCAACGAAAGATTAGGTATAGAAGGTCTCCTCACGGTGGAGGGCAGACAGAGTATGTCCATGAGTGACTGGGATGTTATGGGTAACGCCTTCAACGATGTGTCGTTGGGTATATCCAAACTGTCGGAGAGCGGCTTCTTCGGACCTTACTACCTTCTCCTAAATCCTAAGGAGTATTTCAAACTCAACAGGGTTTATCACAACACGGGCCTACTGGAGCTGGAACAGATAAAGAAACTGGTAGCGGATGTCTTTTACACACCCATTGTGCCTGAGGGTAAGGCTATTTTGGTGTCCGCAGGGCCGCAGAACATGGACATAGCTCTAGCTATGGACATAAGCCTAGCTTATGTGGAGACTACCAACATGATACACCACTTCCGAGTTATGGAAATACTGGCACCCAGAATAAAGAGACCGGGCGCCATACTAGTTATAGGGAAGTGA
- a CDS encoding TetR/AcrR family transcriptional regulator, translating into MPRRSSTRTRILDASLKLFSEKGIKETTMRDIASEVGITEGAIYRHFTSKDQIVRTLFAYCSEQFYQVLSEAYEKGENVRQRFLLVAQAFLRFSFNNPEAFRYINLFHYFRGEEVTEYTHLPKDIVLKVLDEAIGEGLIKVRREYALAVFVGTLERIFLLVVSGIIEKEEGMEEEISQLLWRALTSL; encoded by the coding sequence ATGCCTAGAAGATCCAGCACGCGCACCAGAATACTTGATGCATCTCTCAAGCTCTTTTCGGAGAAGGGAATAAAGGAAACTACCATGAGGGATATAGCCAGTGAGGTGGGTATTACTGAAGGGGCCATCTACAGGCATTTCACCAGCAAAGATCAGATAGTGAGGACCCTCTTTGCCTATTGTTCGGAACAGTTTTACCAGGTACTTTCGGAGGCTTATGAAAAAGGTGAAAACGTAAGACAACGTTTTCTTCTGGTGGCTCAGGCTTTTCTAAGATTCTCCTTTAACAACCCTGAAGCCTTTAGGTACATCAATCTCTTCCACTACTTTAGAGGAGAGGAGGTTACCGAATACACCCATCTTCCCAAAGACATCGTTCTAAAGGTTTTGGACGAAGCCATAGGAGAAGGTTTAATAAAAGTCCGGAGAGAGTACGCTTTGGCCGTCTTTGTAGGTACCTTAGAGAGAATCTTTCTACTGGTGGTATCTGGTATTATAGAGAAGGAGGAGGGGATGGAGGAGGAGATATCCCAGCTACTGTGGAGAGCCCTCACTTCCCTATAA
- a CDS encoding anthranilate synthase component II translates to MKVLMIDNYDSFTYNLVNYLQILGAQVTVVRNDQIKVEDVPSFEPDAIVISPGPCTPREAGISVEVIKSYYTKYPILGVCLGHQAIGYAFGANIVRAKRLMHGKTSLIYHEGVGILEGLPNPFVAVRYHSLVIAEDSLPSFLKVTARSDDGEVMAIQHTDYPVFGVQFHPESVMSEAGLDLLKNFLKITEETRLSS, encoded by the coding sequence ATGAAGGTGCTCATGATAGACAACTACGATTCTTTCACCTACAACTTAGTTAACTACCTTCAGATACTGGGCGCACAGGTAACCGTGGTGAGAAACGACCAGATAAAGGTGGAAGATGTCCCTTCTTTTGAACCTGACGCGATAGTTATATCACCTGGTCCCTGTACACCCAGAGAGGCCGGCATATCGGTGGAGGTAATAAAGAGTTACTATACCAAGTATCCCATACTGGGTGTGTGTTTAGGACACCAGGCTATAGGTTACGCTTTCGGTGCCAACATAGTGAGAGCAAAAAGACTCATGCATGGTAAAACATCCCTCATATACCACGAGGGTGTGGGAATACTGGAAGGCCTCCCCAATCCTTTTGTGGCTGTGCGTTACCACTCATTGGTGATAGCGGAGGATAGCCTTCCGTCCTTTCTTAAGGTAACAGCACGATCCGATGATGGTGAGGTTATGGCCATCCAGCACACAGATTATCCTGTGTTCGGTGTCCAGTTCCACCCTGAGTCAGTTATGTCAGAGGCGGGCCTCGATCTTCTGAAGAACTTCCTTAAGATCACCGAAGAGACTCGTCTATCCAGTTGA
- the cutA gene encoding divalent-cation tolerance protein CutA gives MLGYCVVLITVPPDRADQLAHLIVEKKLGACVNVVPEVRSLYWWKGNMEKDRESLLVVKTSFSLFPQLLKEVKENHPYTVPEIIALPIVAGNPDYLNWIDESLR, from the coding sequence ATGTTGGGTTACTGTGTGGTACTCATAACGGTACCACCCGATAGAGCGGATCAGCTGGCCCATCTCATAGTGGAGAAAAAGCTGGGTGCGTGTGTTAACGTGGTTCCCGAGGTGAGATCTCTCTACTGGTGGAAGGGGAATATGGAGAAAGATAGGGAATCTCTCCTTGTGGTGAAAACGTCTTTCTCCCTTTTCCCTCAACTCCTCAAAGAAGTGAAGGAGAATCATCCCTACACCGTTCCGGAGATAATAGCTCTGCCCATAGTGGCTGGTAACCCGGACTATCTCAACTGGATAGACGAGTCTCTTCGGTGA
- the gatC gene encoding Asp-tRNA(Asn)/Glu-tRNA(Gln) amidotransferase subunit GatC produces MDRDIVDRVASLAKLSLKEEERELLGKQLLDIINFVRQLEEVDTSHVDQYLLTENSTPLREDEPRRSFSQEKALMNAPQRENGFFVVPQILE; encoded by the coding sequence ATGGACCGGGATATTGTGGACAGGGTGGCCAGCCTTGCCAAACTGAGCCTGAAGGAAGAAGAAAGGGAACTTCTCGGAAAACAGCTTTTGGATATCATCAACTTCGTGCGTCAGTTGGAAGAGGTAGACACATCTCATGTGGACCAATATCTCCTCACCGAAAACAGTACACCCCTTAGGGAAGACGAACCGAGGAGGAGTTTTTCCCAAGAGAAAGCTCTCATGAACGCTCCTCAAAGGGAAAACGGCTTTTTCGTGGTACCTCAGATTCTGGAATGA
- the thyX gene encoding FAD-dependent thymidylate synthase, producing the protein MTPFHLMGSDHRIVRAARVSFAKDDLVDRERDIKLLRYLYQNKHASPFEHVIIALPSSREEYFQWVEKITLPTCLVYYAEGYTWLNLRTTINIWELIPEEVKEGLRASLPATISIVEGTEVRGYTVDEQKVMWREDTSSGWIGLVDKLELGTCMDHYTFVVECPLFVARQWMRHRFGSFNEVSRRYVSYEPSFYIPKYLRPQAKDNKQASEDIPMPEWAHFLKEWDRIVKGTVELYNKMIEKGVAKELARGVLPQTMKTRFYWTVPRISLDNFISLRDSPHAQKEIREFAAIIKERVGYRGTDRRMRL; encoded by the coding sequence ATGACACCCTTTCACCTGATGGGATCAGACCACCGTATAGTGAGAGCAGCCAGAGTATCCTTTGCCAAAGATGATCTGGTGGACCGTGAGAGGGACATAAAACTACTTAGGTATCTTTACCAGAACAAACACGCAAGCCCCTTTGAACACGTCATAATAGCTTTACCATCCAGCAGAGAAGAATACTTTCAGTGGGTGGAGAAGATTACTCTTCCTACCTGCCTCGTTTACTACGCAGAGGGTTACACTTGGCTGAACCTCAGGACCACCATCAACATCTGGGAACTCATACCGGAGGAAGTAAAAGAGGGTCTTAGAGCCTCACTTCCTGCCACCATCAGCATAGTGGAGGGAACAGAGGTAAGAGGTTACACGGTGGATGAGCAAAAAGTGATGTGGAGGGAGGATACATCATCGGGATGGATAGGGCTTGTGGATAAACTGGAACTGGGAACATGTATGGATCACTACACCTTTGTGGTAGAATGTCCCCTCTTTGTGGCGCGCCAGTGGATGAGGCACCGTTTTGGGAGTTTTAACGAAGTATCCAGAAGGTACGTAAGTTATGAGCCTTCCTTTTACATACCTAAGTATCTGAGACCTCAGGCCAAGGATAACAAACAGGCCAGTGAGGACATACCTATGCCTGAGTGGGCACATTTCTTAAAGGAGTGGGATAGGATAGTGAAGGGTACCGTTGAGCTTTACAACAAGATGATAGAGAAGGGTGTAGCCAAGGAGCTGGCGAGGGGTGTTTTACCTCAAACCATGAAAACCCGTTTCTACTGGACGGTTCCCCGTATATCGCTGGACAACTTCATCAGTCTCAGGGATAGTCCCCATGCCCAAAAGGAAATAAGGGAGTTTGCTGCCATTATCAAAGAAAGGGTAGGCTACAGAGGAACCGACAGGAGGATGAGACTGTGA
- the thrB gene encoding homoserine kinase, protein MIKIVVPASTSNLGPGFDTFGLALGLYNIFLVERHPSYRVCVIGEGTHLPRDTGNLMVMAYRMACSRWGVEEVPLKVIQINRVPTARGLGSSATAIVGGITACERIHNLRKRVEEKVEVALELEPHPDNILPALVGGLVVCAKGEEGISFVKLDFPEDLRVVVCVPSVEVSTEEARRVLRGDVSLQDAVFNVQRSCLLLASLMTRRYSLLKEAVKDRLHQPYRSRLVPAMYTVMEEAYTAGALASFLSGSGPTVASLCQGNCEKVGQAMVRAFKKAGVEAKYMVLQVDREGTRCHEDTDVGHR, encoded by the coding sequence GTGATAAAGATAGTGGTTCCTGCCAGTACCAGCAACCTTGGACCGGGCTTTGACACCTTTGGTCTTGCCCTTGGACTTTATAACATCTTTTTAGTGGAGAGACACCCCTCTTACAGAGTGTGTGTGATAGGTGAGGGTACACACCTTCCTAGAGACACCGGTAACCTGATGGTGATGGCTTACAGGATGGCCTGTAGTCGGTGGGGAGTGGAGGAAGTCCCCCTTAAGGTTATCCAGATAAACCGTGTTCCCACTGCCAGAGGTCTTGGGTCTTCTGCCACTGCCATAGTGGGAGGAATAACAGCCTGCGAGAGGATACACAACCTAAGGAAGAGGGTGGAGGAGAAGGTGGAGGTGGCTCTTGAGCTGGAACCACATCCCGATAACATACTTCCTGCACTGGTGGGTGGTCTGGTGGTGTGTGCCAAAGGTGAGGAAGGCATATCTTTCGTAAAGCTGGACTTTCCTGAGGATCTTAGGGTGGTGGTGTGCGTACCTTCCGTGGAAGTTTCTACCGAGGAAGCAAGAAGAGTCCTCAGAGGAGATGTATCCCTACAGGATGCTGTCTTTAACGTCCAGAGAAGCTGTCTTCTGTTGGCAAGTCTTATGACCCGCCGTTACTCACTACTTAAAGAAGCTGTGAAAGACAGATTACATCAGCCTTACAGGTCCCGGTTGGTACCCGCCATGTACACAGTTATGGAGGAAGCTTACACAGCCGGAGCTCTGGCCTCTTTTCTAAGTGGTTCCGGTCCCACCGTGGCTTCTCTGTGTCAGGGAAACTGTGAAAAGGTGGGACAGGCTATGGTACGTGCCTTTAAAAAGGCAGGCGTTGAAGCCAAGTACATGGTGCTGCAAGTGGATAGAGAAGGGACCAGATGTCATGAGGATACTGACGTTGGACATAGGTAA
- a CDS encoding type III pantothenate kinase translates to MRILTLDIGNTTVDACVFDGRDFYRIGRFPHQDVHLLKGNYDAVLVSSVKPSVNHLVLELFPEAFLIEPKHVPIKTEDIQKEKVGVDRLLNIYGFIQFHSTDGLVISCGTAFVLDLVKDSVFVGGFIAAGAKLRLEALLSKAELIPKFQLQLVDVPVGKDTQTAVLGAIRREMVCFVRCLQRQFMDSYGKEAFTVITGGDAWMLEGTGVEDPYLLHRAMWKLFTEMS, encoded by the coding sequence ATGAGGATACTGACGTTGGACATAGGTAACACTACAGTAGACGCCTGTGTCTTTGACGGTAGGGATTTTTACCGTATAGGCCGGTTCCCTCACCAAGATGTTCATCTTCTGAAGGGAAACTACGATGCTGTTTTGGTCTCTTCTGTAAAGCCCTCCGTTAATCACCTTGTACTGGAGCTATTCCCAGAGGCATTTTTGATAGAACCTAAGCATGTACCCATAAAGACAGAGGATATCCAGAAGGAGAAGGTAGGTGTAGACAGGCTTCTCAACATCTATGGTTTTATCCAGTTTCATTCCACAGACGGTTTGGTGATTTCGTGTGGCACCGCTTTCGTGTTGGATCTTGTCAAAGACTCTGTCTTTGTGGGTGGATTCATAGCCGCCGGGGCAAAGCTCCGTTTGGAAGCTCTCCTCTCGAAGGCAGAACTTATACCTAAGTTTCAACTTCAGCTGGTGGACGTTCCGGTAGGTAAAGACACTCAGACAGCGGTTTTAGGTGCCATAAGGCGCGAGATGGTTTGCTTCGTAAGGTGTTTGCAGAGACAGTTTATGGATAGCTACGGTAAGGAAGCGTTCACCGTTATCACGGGTGGGGACGCATGGATGTTGGAGGGTACGGGTGTGGAGGACCCATACCTCCTTCACAGAGCCATGTGGAAACTCTTCACTGAAATGTCTTGA
- the mqnC gene encoding cyclic dehypoxanthinyl futalosine synthase produces the protein MRTLTVEYLQDKILDGERLSPEEGLFLLEKADLTTLGFLADQIRRKFHPDNVVTFVIDRNVNYTNVCVAGCKFCAFQRSVGSPEGYVLPLEEIIRKVQELVDWGGTTLLMQGGLNPNLRLGFYEELIATIKSKFPQIQIHSFSAPEIVYLAKLERMSVRDVLLRLKEAGLDSLPGGGAEILSNDVRAFLSPGKCTADQWEEVHRTAHELGMTSTATMMFGHVERPHHILEHLERVRRIQDDTGGFTAFIPWTFKKGGTQLDHLEEVSSVYYLKVLALSRVYLDNFRNIQSSHVTQSMKVGVIGLHFGANDLGSVMMEENVISSTGYKVSIPRVEDMVKAIRSAGFTPAQRDTYYRIVKTFQ, from the coding sequence ATGCGAACGCTGACGGTGGAGTATCTGCAGGATAAGATACTGGATGGTGAACGCCTGTCTCCCGAAGAGGGGCTTTTTCTTCTGGAAAAGGCTGATCTTACCACTTTGGGTTTCTTAGCAGATCAGATAAGGAGAAAGTTTCACCCCGACAACGTGGTTACCTTTGTGATAGATAGGAACGTCAACTACACCAACGTGTGTGTAGCCGGATGTAAATTCTGCGCCTTTCAGAGAAGTGTGGGCTCTCCAGAAGGGTACGTGTTACCTTTGGAGGAGATTATCCGCAAGGTTCAGGAACTGGTGGATTGGGGAGGTACGACCCTCCTCATGCAGGGAGGTTTAAACCCTAACCTTCGCCTTGGTTTTTACGAGGAGCTCATCGCCACCATAAAGTCCAAGTTCCCTCAGATACAGATTCACTCCTTCTCTGCTCCAGAAATAGTGTATCTGGCCAAGTTAGAGAGGATGAGTGTAAGGGATGTTCTCCTCCGACTGAAGGAGGCAGGTCTGGACTCGCTGCCGGGAGGAGGTGCCGAGATCCTTTCTAACGATGTGCGTGCCTTTTTGAGCCCTGGTAAATGTACCGCAGACCAATGGGAAGAAGTTCACAGGACAGCTCATGAACTGGGAATGACATCCACAGCCACCATGATGTTTGGCCATGTGGAAAGACCTCACCACATACTGGAACATCTTGAGAGGGTAAGGAGGATTCAGGACGATACCGGTGGCTTTACCGCCTTCATACCTTGGACCTTCAAGAAAGGAGGCACTCAGCTGGACCATCTGGAGGAAGTATCTTCCGTATACTACCTTAAAGTTTTGGCTCTCTCCCGTGTGTATCTGGATAACTTCCGTAACATCCAAAGCTCTCACGTGACCCAGTCTATGAAGGTGGGAGTGATAGGGCTTCATTTTGGCGCCAACGATTTAGGTTCTGTGATGATGGAGGAAAACGTGATATCCTCCACGGGTTACAAGGTGAGTATACCCCGTGTGGAGGATATGGTAAAGGCCATAAGGAGTGCTGGTTTCACACCTGCTCAGAGAGACACCTATTACAGAATAGTCAAGACATTTCAGTGA
- the lptB gene encoding LPS export ABC transporter ATP-binding protein translates to MLKAYGIKKRYGKREVLKGVDIQVDRGEVVGLLGPNGAGKTTLFNCLVGFVKVDEGKIELDGEDITHLPAHRRARYGISFLPQEHTLFEDLTVLENLLIFLELFYDSKETMMVKAEELLTDFGLHHLKDLKAGQLSGGQKRRLEVARALIPNPRYLFLDEPFAGIDPILVAEIRSLVVGLKRHQIGILITDHNVRETIKVVDRVYIISEGRVLAQGRPQEILQVEEVREVYLGSDFSL, encoded by the coding sequence ATGCTAAAAGCTTATGGCATAAAGAAAAGATACGGGAAGAGAGAGGTGCTAAAAGGTGTTGACATACAGGTGGACAGGGGGGAGGTGGTTGGTCTCTTGGGACCCAACGGTGCTGGAAAGACAACTCTCTTCAACTGTCTGGTAGGTTTTGTTAAGGTGGACGAAGGTAAGATAGAGTTGGACGGCGAAGACATAACTCACCTTCCCGCCCACAGGAGAGCCAGATACGGAATATCCTTCCTGCCACAGGAGCATACCCTCTTTGAGGACCTGACTGTTTTAGAAAATCTCCTAATCTTTCTGGAACTTTTCTACGACAGCAAAGAAACTATGATGGTAAAGGCCGAGGAACTTCTCACAGACTTTGGTCTTCATCACCTTAAGGATTTAAAAGCAGGGCAGCTGTCGGGAGGTCAGAAGAGAAGGTTGGAGGTGGCAAGAGCTCTTATCCCAAACCCACGTTACCTATTCTTGGACGAACCCTTTGCGGGCATAGATCCCATACTGGTGGCGGAAATCAGATCCCTTGTGGTGGGTCTAAAGAGGCATCAGATAGGTATACTCATCACCGACCACAACGTGAGGGAGACTATAAAGGTGGTGGACAGAGTTTACATTATCTCAGAAGGTAGAGTGCTGGCTCAGGGGAGACCTCAGGAGATACTTCAGGTGGAGGAAGTCAGGGAGGTTTATTTAGGCAGTGACTTTTCTCTGTGA
- a CDS encoding 2,5-diamino-6-(ribosylamino)-4(3H)-pyrimidinone 5'-phosphate reductase, which produces MRPYIIIVSEVTVDGKLTLYRGASSKELMTLMDQEAYRYLHEIRAKVDGIMVGCETVRTDNPSLTVRYVEGKNPIRVIPCSTANVPLDANIFSKDAPTIIVTTLRAPEERIQRIRELGAEVWVVGEDLVDFDKLMPLLYERGIKSLMVEGGASINWELIKRGYVDEIRLIHLPVVVGGENVPTLVGGEGFKSLKNLLHLRLRAHFRRGHHLITEWEVVRS; this is translated from the coding sequence ATGAGACCCTACATCATCATAGTGTCAGAGGTTACAGTGGACGGTAAGCTCACCCTTTACAGAGGGGCTTCCAGTAAGGAGCTTATGACACTGATGGATCAAGAGGCTTACAGGTACCTGCACGAAATAAGAGCAAAGGTGGACGGTATAATGGTGGGCTGTGAGACGGTGAGAACCGATAATCCCAGTCTCACGGTGAGGTACGTGGAAGGAAAGAATCCCATAAGGGTGATACCTTGCTCCACCGCTAACGTTCCGTTAGACGCCAACATATTTTCTAAAGACGCACCTACCATTATTGTCACCACCTTACGCGCTCCTGAGGAGAGAATTCAGAGAATAAGGGAATTGGGTGCAGAGGTATGGGTTGTGGGAGAAGATCTTGTGGATTTTGACAAGCTCATGCCTTTACTTTACGAGAGGGGTATAAAGAGTCTTATGGTGGAGGGTGGTGCCTCCATAAACTGGGAGCTTATAAAGAGAGGTTATGTGGACGAGATAAGGCTCATACACCTTCCCGTGGTGGTGGGAGGTGAAAACGTACCTACGCTGGTGGGTGGTGAAGGGTTCAAGAGTCTTAAGAATCTTCTACATCTGAGGCTGAGGGCTCACTTCAGGAGAGGTCACCACCTCATCACCGAATGGGAAGTAGTAAGAAGCTGA
- a CDS encoding CDP-alcohol phosphatidyltransferase family protein, giving the protein MNLTKRRDILKNLYTPFGVVLYKLHFPPNLITFLSLITGMLSAYFFWHGKLLTAASFLILSGLFDLADGTVARLSDRASRFGAVLDWMVDKWVDGVVLGTVGYLYAGPLTAVVVVTASMLHSFIKPVVYAEIGYQARIKGKIQDPLEGVGFFGRPETHITLVLFTILERLSFPVGLTVGIKIIGLLTLLSLLLRLAYLYKHFGREYE; this is encoded by the coding sequence ATGAATCTCACCAAGAGGAGAGATATTCTCAAGAACCTCTACACACCCTTTGGTGTTGTTCTGTACAAACTTCACTTTCCACCTAACCTCATCACTTTCCTGTCCCTCATTACAGGAATGCTGTCTGCCTACTTTTTCTGGCATGGTAAGTTGCTTACCGCTGCGAGTTTTCTTATCCTCTCCGGTCTCTTTGATCTTGCAGATGGAACTGTAGCCAGATTGTCGGACAGAGCCTCTCGCTTCGGTGCCGTCTTAGACTGGATGGTGGACAAATGGGTGGATGGTGTGGTGCTAGGTACGGTAGGTTACCTTTACGCTGGGCCGCTCACCGCTGTGGTGGTGGTGACAGCCTCTATGCTTCACTCTTTTATAAAACCCGTGGTGTATGCCGAGATAGGATACCAAGCGAGGATAAAAGGTAAGATACAGGATCCTCTGGAAGGTGTGGGTTTCTTCGGAAGGCCTGAAACTCACATAACCCTTGTGCTTTTCACAATCTTAGAAAGGTTGAGCTTTCCCGTAGGTCTGACGGTGGGGATAAAGATCATAGGTCTTTTGACCCTCCTGTCCTTACTACTCAGGCTCGCCTATCTCTACAAACATTTCGGGAGGGAGTACGAATGA